In the Solanum pennellii chromosome 5, SPENNV200 genome, one interval contains:
- the LOC107019095 gene encoding uncharacterized protein LOC107019095 codes for MVFWRLVVVLITLISVSLEQSNASSVHPLQRLDNQVAPSPRSGAAVKGNLGTDQVPVGQPTAGFGSGTCTGVSNKCQDDHIGMTACFFPAGKGHEEPFLFVLNNGDNALMLKVNVSSANKTYENIQIPKRDFKQINISSKIGGSSSIMLDAGTGKCTINIGRSLWQGYFNMPSYTMYVNPTNGAYLLGMTALLIGGIVICCKLRTQDRHVDGIAYQELEMGQPEPQSSMKLEISSEGWNESWDEDWDDEKAVESPDGKTISIKLANGDHCNKS; via the exons ATGGTGTTTTGGAGATTGGTTGTGGTGCTGATTACGTTGATTTCAGTTTCTTTGGAGCAATCTAATGCAAGCTCTGTACACCCTTTGCAGCGTTTAGATAATCAG GTAGCTCCATCACCAAGGTCTGGTGCTGCTGTTAAAGGGAATTTAGGTACTGATCAAGTCCCTGTAGGTCAGCCAACGGCGGGTTTTGGTAGTGGTACTTGTACTGGTGTGTCTAATAAGTGTCAGGATGATCATATTGGTATGACTGCCTGCTTTTTTCCTGCCGGGAAAG GACATGAGGAACCATTTCTGTTCGTCCTGAACAACGGTGACAATGCTTTGATGCTGAAGGTCAATGTTTCATCTGCAAACAAAACTTATGAGAATATTCAGATACCAAAACGTGATTTCAAACAG ATTAATATCTCGTCCAAAATTGGAGGGAGTTCGTCAATTATGCTTGACGCTGGAACTGGGAAATGTACGATTAACATAGGACGCTCATTGTGGCAAGGCTACTTTAACATGCCATCTTATACCATGTATGTGAACCCAACTAATGGGGCATACTTGCTTGGTATGACAGCTCTTCTTATAGGAGGAATAGTTATCTGCTGCAAGTTGAGAACGCAGGATCGACATGTTGATGGTATCGCATATCAGGAACTTGAAATGGGACAACCCGAACCTCAATCTTCCATGAAGCTAGAAATTTCCTCGGAAGGGTGGAATGAGAGTTGGGACGAGGATTGGGATGACGAGAAGGCAGTTGAGTCACCGGATGGGAAAACCATAAGCATAAAACTAGCAAATGGTGATCATTGTAATAAGAGTTAA
- the LOC107020541 gene encoding probable inactive serine/threonine-protein kinase scy1: protein MLNFLKGVVSGSGTGLKDLPYNIGEPYSSAWGSWIHYRGTSKDDGTPVSVFALSGSSTNDGHLAAGRNGVKRLRTVRHPNILSFLHSTEAENFDGSSAKVTIYIVTEPVMPLAEKLKELGLKGTQRDEYYAWGLHRIAKAVSFLNNDCKLVHGNVCLASVVVTQTLDWKLHAFDVLSEFDGHNESAVGPMLQYDWLIGAQYKSKELLKSDWTTIRKSPPWTIDSWGLGCLIYELFSGTKLSKTEDLCNTASIPKSLLPDYQRLLSSMPPRRLNSSKLLENSEYFQNKLVETIQFMEILNLKDSVEKDTFFRKLPNLAEQLPREIVLKKLLPLLASALEFGSAAAPALTALLKMGSWLSTDEFSVKVLPTIIKLFASNDRSIRVGLLQHIDQYGESLSAKIVDEQVYAHVATGFSDTSAFLRELTLKSMLVLAPKLSHRTISGSLLKYLSKLQVDEEPAIRTNTTILLGNIAGYLNEGTRKRVLINALTVRALRDTFAPARAAGIMALSATSSYYDVTEIATRILPNIVVFTIDPDSDVQSKAFEAVDQFLQLVKQHHEKTNTGDTSTTSMGTSSIPGNASLLGWAMSSLTLKGGKSSEQGSYAPASSSMPPSAVPSSSSIADSSSITPIHVSSSSDMTDQHVSVSPSLNDGWGELENGLEGLDGDKDGWDDIEPQEEPKPSPFLANIQAAQKRPVSQPKPQVASLRGSIKNDDEDLWGSVPATAPAPRTSSQPSSTRSSRTVDDDEDPWGAISAPAPSAKSSLNVKKGGSLDANDPWAAIAAPVPTSKARSSIGRGRGNKPTVPKLGAQRINRTSSGM from the exons GATGATGGGACTCCTGTGTCAGTATTTGCTCTCTCAGGAAGTAGCACAAACGATGGACATCTAGCTGCTGGACGGAATGGAGTCAAGAGACTTCGTACA GTTAGGCATCCAAATATTTTGTCATTTCTCCACAGCACTGAAGCTGAAAATTTTGATGGTTCTTCTGCCAAAGTCACCATCTATATTGTTACTGAACCTGTCATGCCACTCGCTGAGAAGCTTAAGGAATTAGGATTAAAAGGTACCCAGAG GGACGAGTATTATGCTTGGGGGTTGCATCGAATAGCCAAAGCTGTGAGCTTCTTAAATAACGACTGCAAACTT GTTCATGGAAATGTTTGTCTGGCTAGTGTTGTTGTTACGCAAACTCTGGACTGGAAATTGCACGCCTTTGATGTGCTTTCTGAGTTTGATGGACACAACGAATCTGCTGTTGGACCAATGCTG CAATATGATTGGCTTATTGGTGCACAATACAAATCAAAGGAACTGCTGAAGTCTGACTGGACCACAATCCGAAAGTCTCCACCTTGGACTATAGATTCTTGGGGTTTGG GCTGTCTTATCTATGAACTGTTTTCTGGCACCAAGTTGAGCAAAACAGAGGACCTGTGCAATACTGCTTCTATTCCAAAG TCTCTACTTCCAGATTATCAGCGTCTCTTGAGCTCTATGCCCCCTCGCAGGTTAAATTCATCCAAGCTTCTTGAAAATAGTG AATATTTCCAAAATAAGTTGGTGGAGACTATTCAATTCATGGAAATACTTAATCTTAAGGATAGTGTAGAAAAAGACACTTTCTTCCGGAAACTTCCAAATCTAGCAGAGCAACTTCCTCGCGAAATTGTGCTGAAGAAG TTGCTTCCTTTGCTAGCTTCTGCATTAGAATTTGGTTCAGCTGCTGCTCCTGCTTTAACTGCTTTGTTGAAAATGGGTTCTTGGCTTTCAACAGACGAGTTTAGTGTCAAG GTACTGCCTACAATCATAAAACTTTTTGCCTCCAATGATCGGTCCATTCGAGTGGGTCTTCTGCAGCATATCGATCAATATGGGGAGTCATTATCTGCAAAAATTGTTGATGAGCAG GTTTATGCTCACGTGGCTACTGGGTTCTCTGACACATCTGCTTTTCTCCGGGAGTTGACACTTAAATCTATGCTTGTATTGGCTCCTAAG CTCTCACATCGCACTATATCGGGATCTTTGTTGAAATATCTTTCCAAGCTACAG GTTGATGAAGAACCGGCAATTAGAACAAACACTACTATTTTGCTTGGAAATATTGCCGGTTACCTCAATGAGGGG ACAAGGAAAAGGGTTCTAATAAATGCACTCACTGTTCGTGCCTTGCGTGATACATTTGCTCCTGCCCGAGCAGCAG GTATCATGGCTTTGTCTGCTACCAGTTCTTACTATGACGTGACTGAGATTGCAACCCGCATTTTACCTAATATTGTTGTATTTACGATTGATCCAGACAG TGATGTTCAATCAAAAGCATTCGAAGCAGTTGATCAATTTTTGCAATTAGTCAAGCAGCACCATGAGAAG ACTAACACTGGAGATACCAGCACCACAAGCATGGGAACTTCATCAATTCCAGGAAATGCGAGTTTGCTAGG TTGGGCTATGAGCTCACTGACTCTTAAAGGCGGTAAATCCTCTGAGCAGGGTTCATATGCTCCAGCTAGCTCAAGCATGCCTCCTTCTGCAGTCCCCAGTTCTAGCTCAA TTGCAGATAGTTCGAGTATAACACCAATTCATGTTAGTTCCAGCTCAGATATGACAGATCAGCATGTTTCAGTATCCCCATCATTAAATGATGGATGGGGAGAACTTGAAAATGGTCTAGAAGGTCTTGATGGTGATAAAGATGGTTGGGACGATATCGAGCCCCAAGAAGAACCAAAACCATCTCCCTTTCTTGCAAATATCCAAGCTGCTCAAAAACGTCCTGTCTCTCAACCAAAACCACAAG TTGCTAGTTTACGAGGAAGTATCAAAAATGACGATGAAGACCTGTGGGGATCGGTACCTGCTACTGCTCCTGCTCCAAGAACTAGTTCCCAGCCATCAAGCACTAGATCAAGTAGAACAGTTGACGACGATGAGGACCCATGGGGTGCCATATCTGCCCCAGCACCTTCAGCAAAGTCATCTCTGAATGTGAAAAAAGGTGGATCATTAGATGCTAATGACCCGTGGGCTGCTATTGCAGCTCCTGTACCGACTTCTAAAGCTAGATCTTCAATTGGACGAGGCCGAGGAAACAAACCTACAGTTCCTAAACTGGGTGCCCAAAGAATAAACCGAACATCGTCTGGAATGTAA